A single region of the Streptomyces virginiae genome encodes:
- a CDS encoding response regulator: MSVEPPRAIRVLLVDDQPLVRSGLRVLMADTADLTVVGEAGTGTDGVRLAAELRPDVVVMDIRMPGMDGIEATGLITAETQDVKVLVLTTFDEDDHVYGALRAGASGFAVKDMAVEEILAAIRVIAAGDALIAPGVTRRLIADFVRAPGPTAPEARAPRPVVGITEREREVLTLVGRGRSNGEIAEELFISAATAKSHVSRLFTKLAARDRVQLVIMAYEMGLVSTPR; this comes from the coding sequence ATGAGCGTCGAGCCCCCGCGGGCGATCCGCGTCCTGCTCGTGGACGACCAACCGCTGGTCAGGTCCGGCCTACGGGTGCTGATGGCCGACACGGCCGACCTGACGGTCGTCGGCGAGGCCGGCACGGGTACCGACGGGGTCCGCCTCGCCGCCGAACTACGCCCCGACGTCGTGGTGATGGACATCCGGATGCCCGGCATGGACGGAATCGAGGCCACCGGGCTGATCACCGCGGAGACGCAGGACGTCAAGGTGCTCGTGCTCACCACCTTCGACGAGGACGACCACGTCTACGGGGCGCTGCGCGCCGGCGCGAGCGGATTCGCCGTGAAGGACATGGCCGTGGAGGAGATCCTCGCGGCGATCCGGGTGATCGCCGCGGGGGACGCCCTGATCGCGCCGGGCGTCACCCGCAGGCTGATCGCGGACTTCGTCCGGGCACCCGGGCCCACGGCGCCCGAGGCCCGGGCGCCGCGGCCCGTCGTGGGGATCACCGAGCGCGAGCGGGAGGTCCTGACCCTGGTGGGGCGGGGTCGTTCGAACGGCGAGATAGCCGAGGAGCTGTTCATCTCGGCGGCCACGGCCAAATCGCACGTCTCGCGACTGTTCACCAAGCTCGCGGCCCGGGATCGGGTCCAACTCGTCATCATGGCGTACGAGATGGGGCTGGTCTCAACGCCCCGCTGA
- a CDS encoding DoxX family protein, translated as MNSRLDPARPYAVGLFRIVTGLLFASHGAASLFGVLGGARGGGTIAAGTWPGWYAAAIQLVAGALILLGLGTRAAAFVASGSMAYAYFTVHQPGALWPLQNGGEASAMFCWAFLLLVFTGPGALALDGLFSTRSATSPGRRDENRPEPATA; from the coding sequence ATGAACTCACGTCTCGACCCTGCCCGGCCCTACGCCGTCGGCCTCTTCCGGATCGTCACCGGACTGCTCTTCGCCTCGCACGGCGCCGCCTCCCTCTTCGGGGTCCTCGGCGGCGCGCGCGGTGGCGGAACCATCGCCGCCGGCACCTGGCCCGGCTGGTACGCGGCCGCCATCCAGCTCGTCGCAGGCGCCCTGATCCTGCTGGGCCTCGGCACCAGAGCGGCGGCCTTCGTCGCGTCCGGCTCGATGGCGTACGCGTACTTCACCGTGCACCAGCCCGGCGCGCTGTGGCCGCTGCAGAACGGTGGCGAAGCCTCGGCGATGTTCTGCTGGGCGTTCCTCCTGCTGGTGTTCACCGGCCCCGGCGCCCTGGCCCTGGACGGGCTGTTCTCCACGCGGTCGGCGACCTCCCCCGGACGGCGGGACGAGAACCGCCCGGAGCCCGCGACCGCCTGA
- a CDS encoding tellurite resistance/C4-dicarboxylate transporter family protein, with protein MSILPGRDWWTGLPPAAGAAVMATGIISVGLRLTGHEAASLAALIVAAALWLVLAADVTARLLGDRGRFRAEADTPAALTAVAATTVIGARLSQQGWQTAAAVLLVLAALLWPGLLFNVLRHWRRRMPGAAFLGCVATQGLSLLAASLADAEHQEPLARAALVGFCLGLLLYLAALFRFDLREVVGGAGDHWVAGGALSLCALAGSKLTASPVWTGSAHATLRTVTLALLALSLVWYVVLLAAELRHPRPRYDIRRWATVFPLGMTATACLSVADPAGIAWLRPLGEVLLWIAVAAWLLTFAALIASHLTARGGAPGR; from the coding sequence GTGAGCATCCTCCCCGGCCGTGACTGGTGGACCGGGCTCCCGCCCGCGGCGGGAGCCGCCGTCATGGCCACCGGCATCATCTCCGTCGGCCTGCGCCTGACCGGGCACGAGGCGGCGTCACTGGCCGCGCTGATCGTCGCCGCGGCGCTGTGGCTCGTACTCGCGGCCGACGTCACCGCCCGGCTGCTGGGCGACCGCGGGCGGTTCCGCGCCGAGGCCGACACGCCGGCCGCGCTGACGGCCGTCGCCGCCACCACCGTCATCGGGGCCCGGCTCTCGCAGCAGGGGTGGCAGACCGCCGCCGCCGTGCTGCTCGTACTGGCGGCGCTGCTCTGGCCCGGGCTGCTGTTCAACGTCCTACGGCACTGGCGGCGGCGCATGCCGGGAGCCGCCTTCCTCGGCTGCGTGGCGACCCAGGGCCTCTCCCTCCTCGCCGCGTCCCTCGCCGACGCCGAACACCAGGAGCCGCTCGCCCGGGCGGCGCTGGTCGGCTTCTGCCTCGGCCTGCTGCTCTACCTGGCCGCCCTCTTCCGTTTCGACCTGCGCGAGGTGGTGGGCGGGGCGGGTGACCACTGGGTGGCGGGCGGCGCGCTCTCCCTCTGCGCCCTGGCCGGATCCAAGCTCACGGCGTCACCCGTATGGACCGGTTCGGCGCACGCCACCCTGCGTACCGTCACCCTCGCCCTGCTCGCCCTGTCCCTCGTCTGGTACGTCGTCCTCCTCGCCGCGGAACTGCGTCACCCGCGGCCGCGCTACGACATCCGGCGCTGGGCCACCGTCTTCCCGCTCGGCATGACGGCCACCGCCTGCCTCTCCGTGGCGGACCCGGCCGGCATCGCCTGGCTGCGCCCGCTGGGCGAGGTACTGCTCTGGATCGCCGTGGCCGCCTGGCTGCTGACCTTCGCCGCGCTGATCGCCTCGCACCTCACCGCCCGCGGCGGGGCTCCGGGCCGATGA
- a CDS encoding VOC family protein, translating to MAYTFQVTIDSTDPHTLADWWAEALGWEVEPSDEQFIRGLIEAGHASEDDTKTHRGTLVWKAGAAIRHPEGLERAPRVLFQYVPEPKTVKNRAHFDVRTGSDDPKEVVERLIAKGATHLHEGNQGPSVWTTLADPEGNELCVSH from the coding sequence ATGGCGTACACATTCCAGGTGACCATCGACTCGACCGACCCGCACACGCTCGCCGACTGGTGGGCCGAGGCCCTCGGCTGGGAAGTGGAGCCGAGCGACGAGCAGTTCATCCGCGGCCTGATCGAGGCGGGCCACGCGAGCGAGGACGACACCAAGACCCACCGGGGCACCCTCGTCTGGAAGGCGGGCGCCGCGATCCGCCACCCGGAGGGGCTGGAGCGCGCGCCCCGCGTCCTGTTCCAGTACGTCCCCGAACCCAAGACGGTCAAGAACCGGGCCCACTTCGACGTCCGGACCGGCTCCGACGACCCGAAAGAGGTGGTCGAACGCCTCATCGCCAAGGGCGCCACGCACCTGCACGAGGGCAACCAGGGCCCCAGCGTATGGACGACCCTCGCCGACCCCGAGGGCAACGAGCTCTGCGTCTCTCACTAG
- a CDS encoding epimerase yields the protein MSVKVILFGATGMLGRGVLRACLRDDTVESVLAVGRTPLGVSHPKLRESVQSDPSDLAAAGIDPAAYDACFYCLGVSSVGMTEEAYRHVTHDLTLAVARPLAAANPGMTFVYVSGEGTDSTERGRSMWARVKGRTENDLLELPFRAYMFRPGIVQPVRGVPSKARISRMFYAVLGPLVPLVRRVAPNLVITSEAFGRAMIAVARPGTEVPGHILRPADINRLGGAPTRHN from the coding sequence ATGTCCGTGAAGGTGATCCTCTTCGGCGCGACCGGCATGCTCGGCCGGGGCGTCCTGCGCGCATGCCTGCGCGACGACACGGTCGAGAGCGTCCTCGCCGTCGGACGCACGCCGCTCGGCGTCAGCCACCCCAAGCTGCGCGAGTCCGTGCAGAGCGACCCGTCCGACCTGGCGGCCGCCGGGATCGACCCGGCCGCGTACGACGCCTGCTTCTACTGCCTCGGAGTCTCCTCCGTCGGTATGACGGAGGAGGCGTACCGGCACGTCACCCACGACCTGACGCTCGCCGTGGCCCGGCCCCTGGCCGCCGCCAATCCCGGCATGACCTTCGTCTACGTCTCCGGCGAAGGCACGGACAGTACCGAGCGGGGCCGTTCCATGTGGGCCCGGGTCAAGGGCAGGACCGAGAACGACCTGCTGGAACTCCCCTTCCGCGCCTACATGTTCCGCCCCGGGATCGTCCAGCCGGTGCGCGGCGTGCCCTCCAAGGCCCGCATCTCACGGATGTTCTACGCCGTCCTCGGACCGCTGGTCCCCCTCGTGCGGCGGGTCGCCCCGAACCTCGTCATCACCTCCGAGGCCTTCGGCCGCGCCATGATCGCGGTCGCCCGACCCGGCACCGAGGTCCCCGGCCACATCCTGCGGCCCGCCGACATCAACCGCCTGGGCGGAGCGCCGACCAGGCATAATTGA
- a CDS encoding RNA ligase codes for MSQETLTLHDLMPAQALAESIDAGYVTRKSHPELPLSIYTYTRTAQYDRVWNDVTTRCRGLVADDTTGAVVALPLPKFFNVGEHESGQPYAPALPDEPFEVYDKVDGSLAVVFHYAGRWRVASKGSFISAQATWAQRTLDGRDTGALRPGTTYLAEILYPQNRIVVDYGDRRDLVLLAAFGPDGTEVPLAEAAPHWEGIGSVVTVWPAMPLHELIALAESNTLPGGASATGTQAEGFVLRFASGVRAKAKLAEYVRLHRVLTKATERDIWRAHGIQRFAGLPLGQLAQGLGTTAAEIEASSGKPLDALLDQVPDEFDVWVREVIERLESEAALRERAIDEAYAGLAHLAADRGAFARAVKALPEREIRAAMFLRLDGRSTELAVWRNVRPETSDPFTNDEEN; via the coding sequence ATGAGCCAGGAGACCCTGACTCTGCATGACCTGATGCCCGCGCAAGCGCTGGCGGAGTCGATCGACGCAGGGTACGTGACCCGCAAGTCGCACCCCGAACTGCCGCTGTCCATCTACACCTACACACGGACGGCCCAGTACGACCGCGTCTGGAACGACGTCACCACGCGCTGTCGCGGACTCGTCGCCGACGACACCACCGGCGCCGTCGTCGCCTTGCCGCTGCCGAAGTTCTTCAACGTCGGCGAGCACGAGTCGGGTCAGCCGTACGCCCCCGCCCTCCCGGACGAGCCGTTCGAGGTCTACGACAAGGTCGACGGCAGCCTCGCCGTCGTCTTCCACTACGCGGGCCGCTGGCGGGTCGCCTCCAAGGGCTCCTTCATCAGCGCCCAGGCGACCTGGGCGCAGCGCACGCTCGACGGCCGGGACACCGGGGCCCTGCGCCCCGGCACCACCTACCTCGCCGAGATCCTGTACCCGCAGAACCGCATCGTCGTCGACTACGGCGACCGCCGGGACCTCGTCCTGCTCGCGGCCTTCGGGCCGGACGGCACCGAGGTCCCGCTCGCCGAGGCCGCCCCGCACTGGGAGGGAATCGGGTCCGTCGTCACGGTGTGGCCCGCCATGCCCCTCCACGAGCTGATCGCGCTGGCCGAGTCCAACACCCTGCCCGGCGGCGCCTCGGCGACCGGCACCCAGGCGGAGGGGTTCGTGCTGCGCTTCGCCTCCGGTGTGCGCGCGAAGGCCAAGCTGGCCGAGTACGTACGACTCCACCGGGTGCTCACCAAGGCCACCGAGCGGGACATCTGGCGCGCCCACGGCATCCAGCGGTTCGCCGGCCTGCCGCTGGGGCAGCTCGCCCAGGGCCTCGGCACCACGGCCGCCGAGATCGAGGCGTCGAGCGGCAAGCCGCTCGACGCCCTGCTCGACCAGGTGCCCGACGAGTTCGACGTGTGGGTGCGCGAGGTGATCGAGCGGCTCGAGTCCGAGGCGGCGCTGCGCGAGCGTGCCATCGACGAGGCGTACGCGGGGCTGGCGCACCTGGCGGCCGACCGGGGTGCCTTCGCCCGTGCCGTGAAGGCCCTGCCCGAGCGGGAGATCCGGGCCGCGATGTTCCTGCGCCTGGACGGTCGGTCCACGGAACTGGCCGTCTGGCGCAACGTGCGGCCGGAGACGTCCGACCCCTTCACGAACGACGAGGAGAACTGA
- a CDS encoding phosphatase domain-containing protein has protein sequence MSEETPHTDANPTAEATAGETAALVAVEEPRLPVVHVMTGLPASGKTTAARALQAEAGGRMRRVNLDDLRLMLDLPDPARGRSFRHEQTVLAVQDAAVRAAVDGGFDVVVDNTHLTKNIPKRLKAAVGGLATFVVHDFTDVPLEECLRRDAGRERQVGEEIIRILAEKHEKARRGGWRLTAEWMNGGSGAMAAPPVTEYVPDPALPAAVMCDIDGTLALTGDRGPYDFSRCELDLLNEPVRHALDAFRRADGDVIVLLSGRGEEHRPQTESWLRRHEVPYDELWMRPAGDTRRDDVVKAELFDSHVRHRYAVRVSLDDRDRVVAIWRRMGLPTWQVNYGDF, from the coding sequence GTGTCCGAAGAGACACCCCACACGGACGCGAACCCCACCGCCGAGGCGACCGCGGGCGAGACCGCGGCCCTGGTCGCCGTCGAGGAGCCCCGGCTGCCCGTCGTGCACGTCATGACGGGCCTGCCGGCCTCCGGCAAGACGACGGCCGCGCGCGCCCTGCAGGCCGAGGCCGGTGGCCGCATGCGCCGCGTCAACCTCGACGACCTGCGCCTCATGCTCGACCTCCCGGACCCCGCGCGGGGCCGTAGCTTCCGGCACGAGCAGACCGTGCTGGCCGTCCAGGACGCGGCGGTCCGCGCCGCGGTCGACGGCGGATTCGACGTGGTCGTCGACAACACCCATCTGACCAAGAACATCCCCAAGCGGCTCAAGGCGGCGGTCGGAGGTCTCGCGACCTTCGTCGTGCACGACTTCACCGACGTCCCGCTGGAGGAGTGCCTGCGCCGGGACGCCGGGCGCGAGCGCCAGGTCGGCGAGGAGATCATCCGCATCCTGGCCGAGAAGCACGAGAAGGCGCGGCGGGGAGGCTGGCGGCTGACGGCGGAGTGGATGAACGGCGGGTCGGGAGCGATGGCCGCGCCGCCGGTGACCGAGTACGTCCCCGACCCGGCTCTGCCGGCGGCGGTGATGTGCGACATCGACGGCACACTCGCACTGACCGGCGACCGGGGCCCGTACGACTTCTCGCGCTGCGAGCTCGACCTGCTCAACGAGCCGGTACGGCACGCCCTCGACGCCTTCCGGCGTGCCGACGGAGACGTCATCGTGCTGCTGTCGGGGCGCGGCGAGGAGCACCGCCCGCAGACCGAGTCCTGGCTGCGGCGCCACGAAGTGCCGTACGACGAGCTGTGGATGCGTCCGGCGGGAGACACGCGCCGCGACGACGTGGTGAAGGCGGAGCTGTTCGACAGCCACGTGCGACACCGGTACGCGGTACGGGTCTCGCTCGACGACCGGGACCGGGTGGTCGCGATCTGGCGCCGGATGGGCCTGCCCACCTGGCAGGTCAACTACGGCGACTTCTGA
- a CDS encoding NTP pyrophosphohydrolase, whose translation MNAREATGARRHVLIVDGANVVGSVPDGWWRDRRGAAVRLRDLLAGRSGDEEIVLVVEGAARGVESVPGVRVDPAPGSGDDRIVELAAAYAERGCVVVTADRELRERVRAYGVECVGPRAVRPVD comes from the coding sequence GTGAACGCGAGGGAGGCCACCGGTGCCCGGCGGCACGTGCTGATCGTGGACGGCGCGAACGTCGTCGGCTCGGTGCCCGACGGCTGGTGGCGGGACCGGCGGGGCGCGGCCGTCCGGCTGCGCGACCTGCTGGCCGGCCGGAGCGGGGACGAGGAGATCGTCCTCGTCGTCGAAGGCGCCGCCCGGGGTGTCGAGTCCGTGCCCGGCGTACGGGTGGACCCGGCGCCCGGCAGCGGTGACGATCGGATCGTGGAGCTGGCCGCCGCGTACGCCGAGCGCGGCTGCGTCGTGGTCACGGCCGACCGAGAACTGCGGGAACGGGTCCGGGCGTACGGCGTGGAGTGCGTGGGTCCGCGTGCCGTACGCCCGGTGGACTGA
- a CDS encoding SH3 domain-containing protein has product MLKPTRTTLALATGSLVLGLVGAGAAVADDGPENRPPREIVVGGGSAEPGVYPERHVTGKVVSKGPLTVRSKPSTRSQSLGHVYPNSKVEIDCKKYGDNVDGNRIWYRLAERNGSWENDAAAPKHAYDKERWVSARYVKNLSEVKYCR; this is encoded by the coding sequence ATGCTGAAGCCCACCAGAACCACCCTCGCTCTCGCCACCGGCAGCCTGGTTCTCGGTCTGGTCGGAGCGGGCGCCGCCGTCGCCGACGACGGTCCGGAGAACCGCCCGCCGCGGGAGATCGTCGTCGGCGGTGGGTCCGCGGAGCCCGGTGTCTACCCCGAGCGGCACGTCACCGGCAAGGTCGTCTCGAAGGGCCCGCTGACGGTCCGCAGCAAGCCGAGCACCCGCTCGCAGTCCCTCGGCCACGTGTACCCGAACAGCAAGGTCGAGATCGACTGCAAGAAGTACGGTGACAACGTCGACGGCAACCGCATCTGGTACCGCCTGGCCGAGCGGAACGGCAGCTGGGAGAACGACGCCGCGGCGCCCAAGCACGCGTACGACAAGGAGCGCTGGGTCTCCGCGCGCTACGTCAAGAACCTCTCCGAGGTGAAGTACTGCCGCTGA
- a CDS encoding YbjQ family protein, whose translation MGIDDYGGGAGAHESGVLVVTTNDVPGYRVERVIGEVFGLTVRSRHLGSQIGAGLKSMIGGELKGLTKTLVETRNQAMDRLIEQAKARGGNAVLMMRFDVTDAQDVGTEVCAYGTAVVLVPAST comes from the coding sequence ATGGGAATCGATGACTACGGCGGCGGCGCCGGCGCACACGAGAGCGGCGTCCTCGTCGTGACGACCAACGACGTCCCCGGCTACCGGGTCGAGCGCGTCATCGGCGAGGTCTTCGGCCTCACCGTCCGCTCCCGCCACCTGGGCAGCCAGATCGGCGCGGGCCTGAAGTCGATGATCGGCGGCGAGCTGAAGGGCCTCACCAAGACCCTGGTGGAGACCCGGAACCAGGCCATGGACCGGCTCATCGAACAGGCGAAGGCGCGCGGCGGCAACGCCGTGCTGATGATGCGCTTCGACGTCACCGACGCGCAGGACGTCGGGACCGAGGTGTGCGCGTACGGAACGGCCGTCGTCCTCGTCCCCGCGTCCACCTGA
- a CDS encoding GNAT family N-acetyltransferase, whose protein sequence is MTDRYEVVVVRRPGRALSAQDGLAELLAAYHLRTEAEKGAAVAGVDGLPDRYRAEIADPRAAFADDVVLLALSGDTAVGCLVVTAPVGGRHEVKRLWTAPEFRGLGVASRLIGAALAQAEESGAAAVRLSVWDWRTGAIALYERLGFTVTAPWDERDHLVCMERSTQGRSRCR, encoded by the coding sequence GTGACCGATCGATACGAGGTTGTCGTCGTCCGCCGGCCCGGTCGGGCCCTCTCCGCCCAGGACGGCCTGGCCGAGCTGTTGGCCGCCTACCATCTGCGGACCGAGGCCGAGAAGGGTGCGGCCGTCGCCGGCGTGGACGGTCTGCCGGACCGCTACCGGGCGGAGATCGCCGATCCGCGGGCCGCGTTCGCCGACGACGTGGTGCTGCTGGCGCTGAGCGGGGACACCGCGGTCGGCTGCCTGGTGGTGACCGCCCCGGTCGGGGGCCGGCACGAGGTGAAGCGGCTCTGGACGGCCCCGGAGTTCCGCGGGCTGGGCGTCGCGTCCCGCCTGATCGGCGCCGCGCTCGCCCAAGCCGAGGAGAGCGGCGCCGCCGCGGTGCGGCTGTCGGTGTGGGACTGGCGGACCGGAGCGATCGCGCTCTACGAACGGCTCGGCTTCACCGTCACCGCGCCGTGGGACGAACGGGACCACCTGGTCTGCATGGAACGTTCCACACAAGGGCGGAGCCGCTGCCGGTGA
- a CDS encoding serine/threonine-protein kinase — MTNSADAVLRPLGPGDPQEIAGYRLLAKIGEGGMGSVYLSRTRGNQPVALKVIRREFAQEQDFRVRFEREVQAARRVQGYHIVPVLDHDTSGEQPWLATAFVPGLALDDALATHGPLPLSAVFQLIGCTAQALHSIHAASVVHRDLKPSNILLGSNGPWVIDFGIARATDTTQLTRSGGFVGTPQYMSPEHALGRTVTAATDVFALGLIAAVVATGRHPYGDGAGLSIAAAIANTPQQAPDLSGYPEPLRQLLERCLHSDPEQRPTPTELAEWCGRAAGRELRDFDGWLPAPLATEIERRERSARAQAQAPAPSPTQFSAPAAPTQAPAPPSYAPTQAPGPVPPAYAPTQGPGPVGGAHPPLYGAPTAAPAYAPAYGAPAEPAAPAPAARRGRVPLVVGAGVLVVALAAGGTWYLTREDDSGAKGSASDSEPKKPAESPKDASPAAQAGGSTPSPSASGSSSGGPATRTYTVVFKDKPVKFLAPREFGKINVIDLDFPKVAPFPGIGYNDRELSMGYEDVQSGTPFGKSKGATPEQCETGAATDPIPDKLPQSDLGGADSAIVQGDLLCTVTSKGNLAMVKIVSVEPSTDRLYKVPTYLTEVTLWKR; from the coding sequence ATGACCAACAGCGCCGACGCCGTACTGAGACCGCTCGGTCCGGGCGATCCGCAGGAGATCGCCGGTTACCGGCTGCTCGCGAAGATCGGCGAAGGCGGTATGGGTTCCGTGTACCTCTCGCGGACCCGCGGGAACCAGCCGGTCGCCCTCAAGGTCATCCGTCGTGAGTTCGCCCAGGAGCAGGACTTCCGGGTCCGCTTCGAGCGCGAGGTGCAGGCCGCCCGCCGGGTGCAGGGCTACCACATCGTGCCGGTGCTCGACCATGACACCAGTGGCGAACAGCCGTGGCTGGCGACCGCGTTCGTGCCGGGCCTGGCACTCGACGACGCCCTCGCCACGCACGGCCCGCTGCCGCTGTCCGCGGTGTTCCAGCTGATCGGTTGCACGGCGCAGGCCCTGCACTCCATCCATGCCGCCTCGGTGGTGCACCGCGACCTCAAGCCGAGCAACATCCTGCTCGGGTCCAACGGCCCGTGGGTGATCGACTTCGGGATCGCGCGCGCCACCGACACCACCCAGCTGACGCGCAGCGGCGGTTTCGTCGGCACGCCGCAGTACATGTCCCCCGAGCACGCGCTCGGCCGGACGGTCACCGCGGCGACCGATGTCTTCGCGCTGGGTCTGATCGCCGCGGTCGTGGCCACCGGTCGCCACCCGTACGGCGACGGCGCGGGGCTGTCCATCGCCGCCGCGATAGCCAACACCCCGCAGCAGGCACCGGACCTGAGCGGCTACCCGGAGCCGCTGCGCCAGCTGTTGGAGCGCTGCCTGCACTCCGACCCCGAGCAGCGGCCCACCCCGACGGAGCTGGCCGAGTGGTGCGGCCGTGCGGCGGGCCGGGAGCTGCGGGACTTCGACGGCTGGCTGCCCGCTCCGCTGGCCACGGAGATCGAGCGGCGCGAGCGTTCGGCGCGGGCACAGGCCCAGGCGCCGGCGCCGTCCCCGACGCAGTTCTCGGCACCGGCGGCACCGACGCAGGCCCCGGCCCCGCCGTCGTACGCCCCCACGCAGGCGCCCGGGCCGGTCCCCCCGGCGTACGCGCCGACCCAGGGCCCCGGTCCGGTGGGCGGCGCGCACCCGCCCCTGTACGGCGCGCCCACCGCCGCACCCGCCTACGCCCCGGCCTACGGCGCGCCGGCCGAACCGGCCGCCCCCGCCCCCGCCGCGCGCCGCGGTCGGGTGCCGCTGGTGGTGGGAGCGGGTGTCCTGGTCGTCGCCCTCGCCGCGGGTGGCACCTGGTACCTGACGCGCGAGGACGACAGCGGCGCGAAGGGGTCCGCGAGCGACAGCGAACCGAAGAAGCCGGCAGAGTCCCCGAAGGACGCGTCGCCCGCGGCGCAGGCCGGCGGCTCGACCCCTTCCCCCTCGGCTTCGGGCTCGTCCTCCGGCGGGCCCGCCACGCGCACCTACACCGTGGTGTTCAAGGACAAGCCCGTGAAGTTCCTGGCGCCCAGGGAGTTCGGCAAGATCAACGTGATCGACCTCGACTTCCCCAAGGTGGCTCCCTTCCCGGGCATCGGCTACAACGACCGGGAACTGTCCATGGGCTACGAGGACGTCCAGAGCGGTACCCCGTTCGGCAAGAGCAAGGGCGCCACCCCGGAGCAGTGCGAGACCGGGGCCGCCACCGATCCGATTCCCGACAAGCTGCCTCAGTCGGACCTCGGCGGGGCGGACAGCGCCATCGTCCAGGGCGACCTGCTGTGCACCGTCACGAGCAAGGGCAATCTCGCGATGGTCAAGATCGTCAGCGTCGAGCCCTCGACGGACAGGCTCTACAAGGTCCCGACGTACCTCACCGAAGTGACCCTCTGGAAGCGGTAG
- a CDS encoding class I SAM-dependent methyltransferase, with the protein MSQRKSAAEVFDDLGERYEEVFGRVPGQLAALDWLTGRLPSGARVLDVGSGTGRPTAEALVRAGCAVTGIDVSAAMVELARVRVPQARFEQADVRTYTPERADFDAVCSFFPLLVMDQPEVAEALDRMASWVAPGGYFVLATVPGDIRGLDIEWMGHEVTVSSLSTADHLARLADLGLEVLHHHTAHFRPADDRAVPEEHLFCYARRSVGS; encoded by the coding sequence ATGAGTCAACGCAAGTCGGCGGCAGAGGTGTTCGACGATCTGGGGGAGCGCTACGAGGAGGTCTTCGGGCGGGTTCCCGGCCAACTGGCCGCTCTTGACTGGCTCACCGGTCGACTGCCCTCCGGGGCTCGGGTGTTGGACGTGGGCAGCGGCACCGGACGCCCCACCGCCGAGGCTCTCGTCCGGGCCGGCTGCGCCGTCACCGGCATCGACGTCTCGGCGGCCATGGTCGAACTGGCCCGCGTCAGAGTCCCGCAGGCCCGCTTCGAGCAGGCCGACGTACGGACCTACACACCCGAGCGGGCCGACTTCGACGCGGTGTGCTCCTTCTTCCCGCTGCTGGTGATGGACCAGCCGGAGGTCGCGGAGGCACTGGACCGCATGGCGTCCTGGGTCGCGCCGGGAGGGTACTTCGTGCTGGCCACGGTGCCGGGGGACATCCGAGGCCTGGACATCGAGTGGATGGGCCACGAGGTCACCGTCAGCAGCCTCTCCACGGCGGACCACCTGGCCCGGCTCGCCGACCTGGGCCTGGAGGTACTCCACCACCACACCGCGCACTTCCGGCCCGC